In Entelurus aequoreus isolate RoL-2023_Sb linkage group LG02, RoL_Eaeq_v1.1, whole genome shotgun sequence, one genomic interval encodes:
- the LOC133642237 gene encoding junctophilin-3-like: protein MSTGGRFDFDDGGSYCGGWEQGKAHGRGVCTGPQGQGEYAGAWSHGFEVLGVYTWPSGNSYQGTWAQGKRHGIGVESKGRWEYRGEWTQGFKGRYGQLESTASGARYEGTWSNSLQDGYGTETYSDGGRIADGEI from the exons ATGTCCACTGGAGGCAGGTTTGACTTTGATGATGGGGGGTCGTACTGCGGGGGGTGGGAGCAGGGAAAAGCTCACGGTCGAGGGGTCTGCACGGGGCCACAGGGTCAGGGCGAGTACGCAGGAGCGTGGAGTCACGGCTTTGAGGTCCTGGGTGTGTACACATGGCCCAGTGGGAACAGCTACCAGGGCACCTGGGCGCAGGGTAAACGGCACGGTATCGGAGTGGAGAGCAAGGGCCGTTGGGAGTATAGAGGGGAATGGACACAAGGCTTTAAAGGCCGCTATGGGCAGCTGGAGAGCACGGCCAGCGGCGCCCGCTATGAGGGGACGTGGAGCAACAGTCTGCAGGATGGATACGGCACTGAAACCTACTctgatggag GGAGGATTGCTGACGGAGAAATATAG